A region of the Mangifera indica cultivar Alphonso chromosome 10, CATAS_Mindica_2.1, whole genome shotgun sequence genome:
ttttaatttatacacaaaaaaaaaaattacataatttatttataggcgaaattttattttatttttttaatcaatcatTGAATAATTAGCCTTTCCTTTATTCAGTCTTACAAAATTTGGTACGATGTAACATTTTAGCGGCTTGTTTCATTTCTGCAGTGCGAACAAGCAATTTTCAGAATTCCGAAGAACCACACATGGAAAGGCACTCGTATTCCGGCAGGACCCGTAACCATGCAGAGGCCGAATTCGAAGCTTGGATGAGACAAATTCAAGCAAAAGCAGACCAAGCGCCAACATTGCTGCGGGAGACGGCTGGTGACAGCGCCTGCTGCATCTTCAGAGTCCCTCAAAGCCTAATCGAGATCAACGAGAAGGCGTATCAGCCCCGTATAGTGTCCATCGGCCCATACCATCACGGCTTGGACTATCTCAAGATGATTGAAGAACACAAATGGCGATTTCTCGGCTCGCTTCTTGATCGGGAGGAAGATAGTGATAATATCCTCCAAAGGTGCTTCAAAATTATAGAGTCGTCGGAGGGAGAATAAGAGAGTGTTATTCAGAGACTAACAGTTTTAGTAGCCGTGAATTCGTTGAGATGATGGTGCTTGATGGGTGCTTCATCATCGAGCTCGTGTGTAAAGTTACAGGGCTGATACAGAGAAAAGTTGATGATCCCATATTCCAGATGGGCTGGATTCTCCCGTTTCTTATGCGTGATCTTCTCAAGTTAGAAAATCAAATCCCATTTTTCGTTCTTCAAgatttgtttgatattttagtACCCAATTCAGGAGCCTCCTTAGCTAGTCGGACCCTGAAATTCTTCAGTGATCATGTGCTCGAAAGGCCAGATTCGGTCTTAAAGAAAGCAAACAATCTTCAAGTGAAACACATACTTGATTTAGTTCGTTTGAGTTTTCACCCCTCGTCCCCAGAAAGACGTCCAAGTAACACTCGTTTTCTTGTCTCTATTCAGCCTGCTGAGAAGCTTCATCGTGCTGGAATTCAGTTCAAAACAAGGAAGAACAAAGATAGTTTCTTGGACATCAAATTCACCAATGGAGTCCTCAGAATTCCACCTTTACCAATGGATGATATCGTCAGCTCTTTCTTCCTCAACTGTGTTGCTTTTGAAGCATGTTATGGCCATAGCCAGAAATTCATCACCGATTATGCTACTTTCATGGGCTGTCTCATTCACACCCCGAGCGGCGCAGGCTTCCTTTGTGACCACAAAATCATTGAAAACTGCTTTGGAACGGACGAGGAAGTTGCTCAGTTTTTTACCGATGTGGGAAAGGATGTGGCATTTGATATTCGAGAGTCGTATCTGGCGAAGTCGATTGTGGAAGTGAATGAGTATTATTGGAACGATTGGCATGTTCGATGGGCGAGCTTTAAGAACAAGTATTTTGACACGCCGTGGTCGTTCATCTCAGCCTGTGCGGCGGCTATTCTCCTAATGCTGTCCACGATTCAGGCCTTCTTTGCTTGGTACGCCTATGCTCGTCCTCATTGATTAATAAACTTATGCGTCCAAGACTAAATTCGATCAAGGGACGTTTAGATTGTTAATTATGTTATCAGTGGAGCTGTATGAATGTATGGAAGATGTGCTAAtaagaaattcaattttctgTAATTTTACACGCATTAGgtataattaaattgttttttttttttctttttaacgaGGATTTAAGTTCCTTCGGCAGTGTTCCAATAGAAAGAGAGTACCGTGATGAAATTTGGTGCTTGGTAGCATACATATTAATGCTCTACTGCTTACTGATATGAAATAGCTCTTCAATACTCAGTATTGTGTGGAAGACACAGAAGAAAATGATCGATgtctgtatatatttttttaatgaattgatGGGATTTCTTGATTGCACCAACCAGTCAAAAGAAGAAGCACTGCTAGCTTCATGTGAAGACAtctaattaaaactttaatttattggtGTATAGGCTGCTTGGCTTGAGCACTAAATAAAAAGATGTTTTATGTGGGAATGCATGTATGGCTGACAATGTCCAAGTGTAGATTTACACGAACAAATATAACTCAATCTAAGTAGCATGATCCATGCACATCTTataaaattctgaattaataaattagtttaaggTTTCATGAAAACCTGATTGAGAGGATTAGTCTTTATCCTCTAGAACCTCTATACATAATAacttttaatagataaaattattgcATTAAGACCTTGGGGAAAGACCAATCCTCTTCCTCTAAAACCTCTATATACGACATCTTTTAATGAGTAAAACTGTTTTGTTAGGATTTAAAAGAGAGGAGTGGTCTTTTTCCTTTGAAACCTCCATACATgacatcttttaataaataaaattgttatgtttGAGCTTTTATGAGCGAactgattttcttttttcaaaaacctCTATACCTGAGaacttttaataagtaaaattgttGTGTTAAGGCTTTGGAGAGATAAATTAGTTAATATATAGTAGGTTACTAAACTTTATCAAAGATCCAAAAAATTGTAAAGTTCACACGGTTGTTGtttacttatataataatttgtaaaatatattagatttatatttattgattatactAACCTTATTTATAAACTATCATTTTGAGTACTattcaattattgaatttattaatctaaaattattaatgttattaatgTTAAGCCATATAATGGAAAATTCTAACACTGAGTAGAGACGACTAATGACTATCGTGCATCAAACATTTTATTGCTTCACCCATGGCACAAGGTTTTGGATCCCTAATTGCCTCCTCTAATTAATAGCAAAGAAAACGATCATATTAATCTGTGGTGCTCCTACATTTCTTTCCATGAAACATGATTCATGAAAGTTTATTTAGTGGCATAATGCTCTCATGGATTTCAGAGCTAGGTAAATGATACCGTCGTATACTGAATTGGAAAGATTAATCAATGGTCGAATACTTGTTATATCAAGGAATTTTTAGccaaatatatatgaaacaagCTAGCATGCATATTGTAACACGAAATATTTTCGAGTTTTATTCATTGTTAACGATCCTATACGGTGGATTTCTCCTTCAGTTGGAAATGGCAATAATTGTTGTATTGTATCCAAAGGGCAAAGGTGGTCAAAGAGGCAATAATTGTTTAGCGACAAGCCACCAACTAAAGGAGTCATCACTTTGACAAGTCTCGGCCGTCAGGAGGAAACTCATAGTGTAGTCAAACGTGGGTGTATTTTTAGCCAGTTAATTTCCACCTCAATTTGATGCTATTATAAGCTTCATATTCTTCTAGTATCAGATTATCACAAGCATCAATGGCGTCTCTGCCATACCTTTCATTTATTACAGTTCTATATGCGACCTCTTACACTAGTagcttataatattttacagCATATATCAACATTCTAGCTCTATTATTTTCCAGAAATTAAAGGCAAATCAACCTCGTCGCACCACTCCACAAGCCTAGTTTCACGATAAGAACTCGTGACATTATTAGGCCAATAACTTAACCAAACCTGCCCTCCAATTCTCCATTTCAGCACACTCCCTTCCATTTCTCTGCTTAATCTCCATCCCACTCCCTCTCCATATTCATCTCTTGCAAAAACCAGCCCACCCGTTTTCGTAAATGGCCTATTTCCTCCCATGTATCTATTTCTAAGGCTACTGTTGCCACTGCCTCCATTACACGTGGCCATTTCTCGACCAGTCGTATTGTCGCACAAAACTGCATCGAAAACGCCAGCGTTTCCTTCAACATCCTGATCCCACCTCCAGTTTTTCGTCTTCGTCTTTGTTGTCATCCTTGCCCGAGCTTTCACCTTCGGAATCTTTGAATTTCCGTAATTGCTATTTAGATTCCTCTGcatttcaatttctctctcGCCGTTGTTCGTTGACCGGCCTAAGCTCAACCCAGCCACGTAATTGCACCCGACTTCTGGCCCGACCCAAACCCGTATCCTTGTCGGGAAATGTCTTTCATCTGCGTATTCTAAGTCTTCGTTTTTATTAAACCCTAATTTCGCCACGTGGAAGCGTAGATTGTCGACGCGTGCATTCACCTGAATATAGCCATCGTGAAATTCCACGGAGTATTCCAGCTGAAGGACAGCCTCAAGCTGTTGGTGAGCCAAGGCGTATCTAAGAACGGATTCTTTAGCTTCCATGATCGGGAACTTAAAACTGGTATTTCCGTTGGAGCGCGTCTGTTTCATGGCGGAAATCGGCGCGTATCCTTTTAAAATCCAGAAACCATGTGCCTCCGTGGCATAAGCGAACCCGAGATGCTGACGTGGCACGGGCGTTACCGCCTGTAAACCTACGCCCAACTCTCTCAAAATCAACCATTTTGCTAGCATGTACCCCAGAGTGCGCATAAAACACAACTCCGCATCAACGCCGACTAATTTCAAAAAGGTTCGCAGCACCGGCGCGTGCTTGCAGGTTAACGCCTCAATGTTCGGACCCAAAGTAGTACTGAAGTAAAGTGAACCAACTAAACTCGGAGCGTCAAACGCACATAACCAGAAAAGACGCATGAGAAAGACTAAATCGAAGAAACTTGAGAAAGATTCCGGGGAGTGCGAATCCATTATCCATGCAACCGGGTCGGGGTTGAGTTTTTGAAGCTGAGAACGGGGGCAGGTGCTATTCTGCGCGGTAGGTGAGTGGGTGATGATTTCGTGGAGGAGCTGGAGAAACAGCGGGAGGAATGGTTTGTCTGAAGAGAGAGTACAGGCGTCGGAAACCCATAGAGTCTTTTGAGAGTCATCAAGGTCAAAGCCCTGAGTGTAAACTTTGAAGATCACCAGACGTTCCGAGTCGGACCCCAAGGTCATCTCAGCTCTGAGCTGAATCGCTTGAGTTGAGTCATCCTGACTCCTAGATGAGCTCGCCAGTGTAAAGATGAGTGGAGACTCTGACTCGGCCCACGCAGTAGAGTAGGGTAGGCCACATATCCATGACCAAATATCCAGCATGTTTTGTTGGTTAtcggttttttaattttggctGTAATTGGAGGTCTGGGGTAATGGGAAAAATGTGAAGAGGTTTATTCCAGTTGTTAGGGTTTTATAGTGTAAATGAGTGATGATGGAGCTGCCAACTTGGAAGCAACGGAAACCACGTAATGGGAATCACGGAACTGGTGATTTGTAAACGGTGGCTTGAGGCGGCATTAACTCCTGCTtgttttctttcactttctctctTGAATTCATCTGGTTTCTAGTTTAGAGATTTGACGGTTTAGGGTTAGAAGTTTGCATGGACAGCGATGGTGGGCCGTGAAGTTTTGTCGTGTATTATTTTGTGACTTACACGTGTTGGTTAGTTTACATGTCCGATTTCGCATCACAAAAACGACGAAAATAGTGCTCAACATGAAAGAAAACCTTACATTATCTGGAACTACAAACAGTAATACAGAGTACTATCAAGAGAGTCGAATTGTGATGGGGAACGTAGGTCGTTTTGGATAGCAGATCCAGGAGTCTGTAAGCCTGTAACTTTTCCGGAGATAtctgaatctttttttttttttgggtggagCAGAAGAGTTTACGCATCAGTATCGACTATCAAGCAAATGTTATCCAATGACGAAGATTGAAGACCATAATAACTACTTTAATAAAATCCACCTATTTAGCAATGGATTCGATTCGAGTCTAACCACAAACTAGGTTGGCTCaaactttattcaaatattaaaaaacctaattcaaataaatttaaattgacaaTAAGTTTATTAGAAAAGCTATTGGAAAGTGCCGAAATGAAAGACGGTTGTAAAAAATACAGAAAGaatcattaaaagaaaaaaccaaagaagaagaaaattcatttaaaaaaaaagattaaaaattaccaaaaatgaTGAATACGTCAATGATTTGCTCAAGTTGACCTGGGAGCGGTCACCTCAGCCCAAGTTGGATTAATTCGAACAAAATACTACATTGGATCCTAATAGAGTTAACTCAATTCAACTCAGTTTAGATTCACTGCTATTATAAATGTTATAGTCTTTAGAATATTGATTTGGGCGTCAACATTGGGCTGGCTTTAGCCTTGACTTTCGATATCGAGCCCAT
Encoded here:
- the LOC123228012 gene encoding uncharacterized protein LOC123228012, producing the protein MLDIWSWICGLPYSTAWAESESPLIFTLASSSRSQDDSTQAIQLRAEMTLGSDSERLVIFKVYTQGFDLDDSQKTLWVSDACTLSSDKPFLPLFLQLLHEIITHSPTAQNSTCPRSQLQKLNPDPVAWIMDSHSPESFSSFFDLVFLMRLFWLCAFDAPSLVGSLYFSTTLGPNIEALTCKHAPVLRTFLKLVGVDAELCFMRTLGYMLAKWLILRELGVGLQAVTPVPRQHLGFAYATEAHGFWILKGYAPISAMKQTRSNGNTSFKFPIMEAKESVLRYALAHQQLEAVLQLEYSVEFHDGYIQVNARVDNLRFHVAKLGFNKNEDLEYADERHFPTRIRVWVGPEVGCNYVAGLSLGRSTNNGEREIEMQRNLNSNYGNSKIPKVKARARMTTKTKTKNWRWDQDVEGNAGVFDAVLCDNTTGREMATCNGGSGNSSLRNRYMGGNRPFTKTGGLVFARDEYGEGVGWRLSREMEGSVLKWRIGGQVWLSYWPNNVTSSYRETRLVEWCDEVDLPLISGK